A genomic region of Luteibacter aegosomatissinici contains the following coding sequences:
- a CDS encoding helix-turn-helix domain-containing protein has protein sequence MARYTAGDVGAPLEAPQGAIALRFPFGRCRISVHAEGRWMPCGEAAAGYAHVGRPGVPARSEWLSDGEEVVLMVPDACWGEHVTPRMRTFAASGLARKHDDPVLQQLLQLLARTMLDKGEAFFVASLIEAILMRGVLACTAARVATDAAREQLPLPAHRLARTRDFVQAHLAGPISLSDMARAAGLSPMHFAAQFRAATGMRPHDYLLEQRIQRAKQLMAETAYPLYDVALSVGFSTQAHFSTVFRKIAGTTPTRWRADSTRHGGASLTRATAAHAATPRATRPQPMRRNTRA, from the coding sequence GTGGCCCGCTATACCGCCGGTGACGTGGGCGCACCGCTGGAGGCGCCCCAGGGCGCCATCGCCCTGCGCTTTCCGTTCGGGCGTTGCCGTATTTCCGTGCACGCGGAAGGACGGTGGATGCCGTGTGGCGAGGCGGCGGCCGGGTATGCGCATGTGGGGCGCCCCGGCGTCCCGGCCCGCTCCGAATGGCTGAGCGATGGCGAGGAAGTGGTGCTGATGGTGCCGGATGCGTGCTGGGGCGAACACGTGACGCCGCGCATGCGAACCTTCGCCGCGTCGGGGCTGGCTCGCAAGCACGACGATCCTGTCCTCCAGCAACTTCTCCAGCTGCTGGCGCGCACGATGCTCGACAAGGGCGAAGCGTTCTTCGTCGCGTCGCTGATCGAAGCGATCCTCATGCGTGGTGTCCTGGCGTGTACGGCGGCACGTGTCGCTACCGACGCGGCGCGCGAACAGCTGCCCTTGCCAGCGCATCGCCTGGCCCGCACGCGGGACTTCGTCCAGGCCCATCTGGCTGGACCGATTTCGTTGTCGGATATGGCGCGCGCGGCGGGGCTCTCACCCATGCACTTCGCGGCGCAATTCCGCGCGGCAACCGGCATGCGTCCGCACGACTATTTGCTCGAGCAGCGCATCCAGCGCGCCAAGCAGCTGATGGCTGAGACGGCGTATCCGCTGTATGACGTCGCGCTCAGCGTCGGCTTCAGCACGCAGGCACACTTCAGCACGGTGTTCCGCAAGATCGCCGGGACCACGCCCACGCGCTGGCGAGCGGACAGCACGCGTCACGGCGGTGCATCGCTAACGCGCGCAACCGCCGCGCATGCCGCTACGCCGCGAGCGACACGCCCGCAG
- a CDS encoding alpha/beta hydrolase — protein MNSQPPRSRRFRTAYIVAAVTAVYLVVLVVAVREALVRQAGEKPPIFHVRLDHPASGPVSGRLLLFVTPAKPALAAAKGHAVGEVDTDAWHPDKAAVAAREVFRLTPGATVEIDTDALAFPTGFSKLPPGEYLAQAVLDQDHNYNYSGRDTGDLVSGIIPVTLPTLKPPVLTLNEVKADRQPWKLAWETPEVQADAGPARKDAVRIEEPSAALTAFWGRPTTLRGWVLVPPGYREQGDTRYPTVYFTHGYGGDEDSLVDDLVNVHLAMQRGEMPPMIWVFLDQSTPTGTHEFADSVNNGPWGEALTRELIPWLETRYRMDAREAGRFLTGHSSGGWATLWLQTHYADLFGGTWSTSPDPVDFHDFSGVDLYAPKANMYRRPNGTPWPIDRVRFKAEGTFANAARLEAVLGPYGGQLSSYEWVFSPRGPSGSPMPLFDRATGDVDPAVRDYWVAHYDISRYVTTHWNTLKPHLDGKIHITVGTDDTWYLDGAVHRFKVALDGLGARSEIRFLPGKAHMDLYARNGDPHALLKEMAWEMYAVARPDAPRPVVQR, from the coding sequence ATGAACAGCCAGCCACCCCGCTCCCGCCGCTTCCGTACCGCGTACATCGTGGCCGCGGTGACGGCCGTCTATCTCGTCGTGCTGGTGGTGGCCGTGCGCGAGGCGCTGGTCCGGCAAGCGGGCGAGAAGCCGCCCATCTTCCACGTGCGCCTGGATCACCCGGCGTCCGGCCCGGTCTCCGGCCGACTGCTGTTGTTCGTGACCCCGGCGAAGCCCGCACTTGCCGCCGCCAAAGGCCATGCCGTCGGCGAGGTCGATACCGATGCGTGGCATCCGGATAAGGCTGCCGTAGCCGCACGCGAGGTTTTCCGGCTTACACCCGGGGCCACCGTGGAGATCGACACCGATGCGCTCGCCTTCCCCACCGGCTTCTCGAAGCTGCCACCCGGCGAGTACCTCGCCCAGGCCGTGCTCGACCAGGACCACAACTACAACTACAGCGGGCGTGACACCGGTGACCTCGTCAGCGGCATCATCCCGGTCACGCTGCCGACGCTGAAGCCGCCCGTACTCACCCTCAACGAGGTCAAGGCCGACCGGCAACCCTGGAAACTGGCGTGGGAAACACCCGAGGTGCAAGCCGATGCCGGGCCGGCGCGGAAGGACGCCGTGCGGATCGAAGAACCCAGTGCTGCACTCACTGCCTTCTGGGGGCGGCCCACCACGCTGCGCGGTTGGGTGCTGGTACCGCCGGGGTACCGCGAGCAGGGCGACACGCGCTACCCCACCGTGTACTTCACGCATGGCTACGGTGGTGACGAGGATTCACTGGTCGATGATCTGGTCAACGTGCACCTGGCCATGCAGCGCGGGGAGATGCCGCCGATGATCTGGGTGTTCCTCGACCAATCGACGCCGACGGGCACACACGAGTTCGCTGACTCCGTGAACAACGGACCGTGGGGCGAGGCGCTGACGCGTGAGCTCATTCCCTGGCTGGAAACGCGTTACCGCATGGATGCCCGTGAAGCGGGGCGCTTCCTTACCGGCCACTCCTCCGGTGGGTGGGCCACGCTGTGGCTACAGACTCACTACGCCGATCTATTCGGCGGCACATGGTCAACCTCACCCGACCCCGTTGATTTCCATGACTTCTCGGGCGTGGATCTGTATGCGCCCAAGGCGAACATGTACAGGAGGCCGAATGGCACGCCATGGCCGATCGACCGGGTCCGCTTCAAGGCGGAAGGCACATTCGCGAATGCGGCCCGGCTTGAGGCCGTGCTCGGTCCCTATGGCGGCCAGCTCTCATCGTACGAGTGGGTGTTTTCGCCGCGTGGTCCCAGCGGCTCACCCATGCCACTGTTTGATCGCGCCACCGGCGATGTGGATCCCGCGGTGCGTGATTACTGGGTGGCCCACTACGACATCAGCCGCTATGTCACTACCCATTGGAATACATTGAAGCCACATCTGGACGGCAAGATCCACATCACCGTGGGTACGGACGACACGTGGTACCTGGACGGCGCCGTGCATCGTTTCAAGGTGGCACTGGATGGCCTGGGCGCGCGTTCCGAGATTCGCTTCCTACCGGGGAAGGCGCACATGGATCTGTACGCGCGCAACGGCGATCCGCATGCCTTGCTGAAAGAGATGGCCTGGGAGATGTACGCCGTTGCACGGCCCGATGCGCCCAGGCCTGTCGTGCAGCGCTAG